CCGACCCACGGCCACGATGCGCGCCTGGCCGGCATACGCGCGCAGGGCGTCCAGCACCGGACGGCCAAGAAGCACCTCGTCGTTTGTGGGCGTGCGGTTGCTCAGCATCCCCTTGTCCGGCTTGTACGGATGCCAGGGAAA
The Deltaproteobacteria bacterium genome window above contains:
- a CDS encoding uracil-DNA glycosylase; amino-acid sequence: FPWHPYKPDKGMLSNRTPTNDEVLLGRPVLDALRAYAGQARIVAVGRKSAALLAAMGIEAPVVRHPANGGAGQFRTQFGALFGPGQKQAR